One window of the Balaenoptera ricei isolate mBalRic1 chromosome X, mBalRic1.hap2, whole genome shotgun sequence genome contains the following:
- the LOC132357421 gene encoding melanoma-associated antigen B16-like, whose translation MSQGQEIPHCMQEQHHALSEPQGLEAAQVSEAVEETSPSSSHPLMPGDLKEALAAGAPSTPHSPQSTYLSYIVIATISSSKSEECSSSQEKEAGSASSNPLSETEDLPTDPLDEKVTLLVQFLLRKYQMRELITKADMIDEVIKEYKDDFLEILRRASECIGLVLGIDVKEVDPSSHSYALVNKLGLTYDVRLSGDEGTPKTGLLIVILGVIFMKGNHATEEEIWKVLNMMDLYSGRRHFIFGEPRKLITQDLVREKYLEYRQVPSSNPPRYEFLWGPRAHAEASKMKLLEFLTKIHGSDPTCFPSQYEEALRDEVERASARVATRAGSAAMARKRSSAISSSSSHP comes from the coding sequence ATGTCTCAGGGTCAAGAGATTCCACACTGCATGCAGGAACAACACCATGCCCTCAGTGAACCCCAGGGCCTGGAGGCTGCACAGGTCTCCGAGGCTGTGGAGGagacctctccctcctcctcccatcctCTAATGCCTGGCGATTTGAAGGAGGCTCTGGCTGCTGGGGCACCCAGCACTCCCCACAGTCCTCAGAGTACCTACTTATCTTACATTGTCATTGCAACCATCTCATCAAGCAAATCAGAGGAGTGCTCCAGCAGCCAGGAAAAGGAGGCTGGGTCAGCTTCTTCAAATCCCCTGTCAGAAACTGAGGACTTGCCCACAGACCCTCTAGATGAGAAGGTGACTTTGTTGGTGCAGTTCCTGCTGAGAAAGTATCAAATGAGAGAGCTGATCACAAAGGCAGACATGATTGATGAGGTTATCAAAGAGTACAAGGATGACTTCCTTGAGATCCTCAGGAGAGCCTCTGAGTGCATAGGGCTGGTCCTTGGTATTGATGTGAAGGAAGTGGATCCCAGCAGCCACAGCTATGCCCTCGTCAACAAACTAGGCCTCACCTATGATGTGAGGCTCAGTGGTGACGAGGGCACGCCCAAGACTGGCCTCCTGATAGTTATCCTGGGTGTGATTTTCATGAAGGGCAATCATGCCACTGAGGAGGAGATCTGGAAAGTGTTGAATATGATGGACTTATATTCTGGGAGGAGGCATTTTATCTTTGGGGAGCCCAGGAAGCTTATCACCCAAGATTTAGTGAGAGAAAAGTACCTGGAGTACCGCCAGGTACCCAGTAGCAATCCTCCACGCTATGAATTCCTGTGGGGTCCAAGAGCCCATGCTGAAGCCAGCAAAATGAAATTGCTAGAGTTTTTGACCAAGATCCATGGATCTGACCCTACTTGCTTCCCATCCCAGTATGAGGAGGCTTTGAGAGATGAAGTAGAGAGAGCCTCAGCTAGAGTTGCAACCAGGGCTGGCAGTGCTGCCATGGCCAGGAAACGTTCCAGTGCCATATCCAGTAGCTCCTCCCACCCCTAG